In Listeria cossartiae subsp. cossartiae, the following proteins share a genomic window:
- a CDS encoding YxeA family protein → MKKGLFGLLAAIFVLTMVVIEFSAPVGTAANTYYVTIKNDGKEVTKSKFKGYSFHESCLDNQGNSRKVNFMSTTQLKKNKQYKIVVQDNELLVQAKEINNVPLASSK, encoded by the coding sequence ATGAAAAAGGGACTTTTCGGTTTACTGGCTGCAATTTTTGTACTAACAATGGTTGTAATTGAATTTTCAGCACCAGTCGGAACAGCAGCAAATACATATTACGTTACAATCAAAAACGATGGGAAAGAAGTTACTAAGTCAAAGTTCAAAGGCTATTCTTTCCACGAGTCGTGTCTAGATAATCAAGGAAACAGTCGTAAAGTTAACTTCATGTCAACTACACAACTTAAAAAGAATAAACAGTATAAAATCGTCGTTCAAGACAACGAATTACTCGTTCAAGCCAAGGAAATAAACAATGTTCCACTTGCAAGTAGTAAATAA
- a CDS encoding peptide ABC transporter substrate-binding protein, whose amino-acid sequence MHKTARKIVVALSLLCLLVLTACQSGDKGESEKVTSDKKTKVVNIMETSGIPNASPTLADNSVSFRVINQIFEGLYRLDKNGKPALALAASEPEEKDGGKTLIFKIRDDANWSNGDPVTAHDFEYAWKKVVDPKTAAAYGPQMEEIVKNATQILKGEMSPDELGIKALDDKTLQIQLENPVPIFKELLTTGTFFPQNQAFVEKQGDRYGTKSDTLISNGPFKLENWNGTNMTWDYVKNPTYWDEKNVPTEKIHVTVVKDTNAALNLYNTNKLDRVELDGEFVKQYKDDENFHKEATGRSVYMKMNQGKDGVKTDLANLNLRRGLAMAIDKTGMVNTLLANGSKALNGDVPGGIMFDPETKEDFRKQNGDLLKFDQQEATNAWKQGLKEIGKSELTLTLTSGDTSLQRKQTEFIQNQLEENLPGLTIKLKNITNQASFQADVTQDFELLLGGWGGDYQDPLTYLNLFLTNSPGNHTGFSNAKYDELVLGAKGKLSADPEKRWQALLEAEQILLKDNAVLIPLYQGGRAYLQKSNLKNYTTYPIGSENYKWIEKN is encoded by the coding sequence TTGCATAAAACAGCCAGAAAAATAGTAGTGGCACTCAGTTTGCTATGTTTACTAGTACTTACAGCATGTCAGTCTGGCGATAAAGGGGAAAGTGAAAAAGTAACATCCGATAAGAAAACAAAAGTTGTGAACATCATGGAAACGAGTGGGATTCCAAATGCAAGCCCAACACTCGCGGACAATAGCGTAAGTTTCCGAGTAATCAATCAGATTTTTGAAGGATTATATCGATTAGATAAAAACGGGAAACCGGCGCTAGCTCTGGCTGCCAGTGAACCCGAAGAAAAAGATGGCGGGAAAACACTTATTTTCAAAATTCGTGATGATGCCAATTGGTCAAACGGCGACCCCGTGACAGCGCATGATTTCGAGTACGCATGGAAAAAAGTAGTGGATCCAAAAACAGCCGCAGCATACGGACCACAAATGGAAGAAATCGTCAAAAACGCTACCCAAATTTTGAAAGGTGAAATGTCACCGGACGAGCTTGGTATTAAAGCGCTAGACGACAAAACACTACAAATTCAACTAGAAAATCCAGTGCCAATTTTTAAAGAACTCCTGACAACTGGAACATTCTTCCCACAAAATCAAGCGTTCGTAGAAAAACAAGGCGATCGTTACGGAACGAAAAGCGACACACTTATTTCCAACGGCCCATTCAAACTAGAAAACTGGAATGGCACAAATATGACGTGGGATTACGTCAAAAATCCAACTTACTGGGATGAAAAAAATGTCCCTACAGAGAAAATTCATGTAACAGTCGTAAAAGATACTAATGCGGCTTTAAATTTATACAATACCAACAAATTGGACCGTGTCGAGCTTGACGGCGAATTTGTGAAGCAATATAAAGACGATGAAAATTTCCATAAGGAAGCAACTGGACGCTCTGTCTACATGAAAATGAATCAAGGCAAAGACGGTGTGAAAACGGATTTAGCAAACTTGAACTTGCGCCGTGGTTTAGCGATGGCGATTGATAAAACAGGCATGGTCAACACGTTACTCGCTAATGGTTCAAAAGCATTAAACGGCGATGTGCCAGGTGGTATCATGTTTGACCCGGAAACAAAAGAAGATTTCCGCAAACAAAACGGTGACTTGCTTAAATTCGACCAACAAGAAGCTACAAACGCATGGAAACAAGGTTTAAAAGAAATCGGTAAATCCGAATTAACACTTACTTTAACGAGTGGCGATACATCTTTACAACGCAAACAAACCGAATTTATCCAAAATCAATTAGAAGAAAATTTGCCCGGTCTAACAATCAAATTAAAAAATATTACCAACCAAGCAAGTTTCCAAGCGGACGTTACACAAGATTTTGAACTGCTACTAGGTGGCTGGGGTGGGGATTACCAAGACCCACTCACATACCTAAACTTATTCCTAACAAACAGCCCAGGTAACCATACAGGCTTCTCGAACGCCAAATACGACGAACTAGTCCTTGGCGCTAAAGGTAAGCTTTCGGCGGATCCGGAAAAAAGATGGCAAGCATTACTAGAAGCAGAACAAATTTTGCTAAAAGATAATGCCGTACTTATTCCGCTATACCAAGGTGGCCGCGCCTACTTGCAAAAAAGTAACCTAAAAAATTACACAACGTATCCAATTGGGTCAGAAAACTATAAATGGATTGAAAAAAATTAA
- a CDS encoding DUF1648 domain-containing protein produces MRKVGIFPSMIILFTVGISAVLYPLLPSEVAVHFGTDFSPDMFMQKWLGLILIPFLMIMFTGTEYYGKEKVNQESLLEFEYCFRLLLVLLTIIQMSIIVYALGYDIPTGRLSLVTAGAFMFVVAAYIQYSKKLFKFLTMIGFKKIDAWSRNLLRKITTVTLNIAGTICFILALFMRNDPSYLMLAMLMAMCVIVVGSGVYLNKK; encoded by the coding sequence ATGAGGAAAGTTGGTATATTTCCTAGTATGATAATTCTTTTCACAGTAGGGATTTCTGCTGTGTTATATCCGCTACTACCTTCTGAAGTGGCGGTGCATTTCGGTACGGACTTCTCCCCAGATATGTTTATGCAAAAGTGGCTCGGCTTAATTCTGATTCCGTTTTTAATGATTATGTTTACAGGGACAGAATATTACGGGAAAGAAAAAGTGAACCAAGAGAGTTTGTTGGAATTTGAATATTGTTTTAGGTTATTGTTAGTGCTATTAACGATTATCCAGATGAGTATTATTGTCTACGCGCTAGGTTATGATATCCCGACTGGTAGATTGTCGTTAGTCACAGCGGGAGCGTTCATGTTTGTTGTTGCGGCATACATTCAATACTCGAAAAAACTTTTTAAATTTTTAACGATGATTGGTTTTAAAAAGATCGATGCATGGTCAAGAAATCTACTTAGAAAAATTACAACTGTTACACTTAATATAGCTGGTACAATCTGTTTTATCCTTGCTTTATTTATGCGGAACGATCCCAGTTACTTAATGTTAGCAATGTTAATGGCGATGTGTGTGATTGTTGTTGGTTCAGGAGTTTACCTTAATAAGAAATAA
- a CDS encoding nicotinamidase yields the protein MKIAAFDIDAQKGFTPLCPDELPVPGGDKIVPELNFMASLASLRIGSKDAHPQNAVWVVDSKDEMLAELKYPNADLTWVRHCEPGTKGFELLDGLPVVTDYDYFIWKGMEPDIHPYGACYHDIVEQLSTGVLEYLREQKVDLVLVGGLAFDFCVKTTVIQLSRAGFSVLVYLPATRALSEQGFDETKEQLANTEKVQLIETREELVAYCQ from the coding sequence ATGAAAATTGCTGCTTTTGATATTGATGCACAAAAGGGCTTTACGCCACTTTGTCCGGATGAATTGCCGGTTCCGGGCGGAGATAAAATCGTTCCAGAGCTGAATTTCATGGCGAGTCTTGCGTCACTTCGAATTGGAAGTAAAGATGCGCACCCGCAAAATGCCGTTTGGGTAGTTGACTCAAAAGATGAAATGCTGGCTGAACTTAAGTATCCAAATGCGGACCTTACTTGGGTGAGGCACTGCGAACCTGGTACGAAAGGTTTTGAATTGCTAGACGGTTTGCCAGTTGTGACAGATTATGATTACTTTATTTGGAAAGGCATGGAGCCGGACATTCATCCGTATGGCGCCTGTTACCACGATATCGTCGAACAGCTTTCAACAGGTGTACTCGAATATTTGCGGGAACAAAAAGTAGATTTAGTGCTTGTTGGGGGTTTAGCATTTGATTTTTGCGTGAAAACTACGGTTATACAGTTAAGTAGGGCAGGCTTTTCTGTATTAGTTTATTTACCAGCGACACGTGCATTATCTGAACAAGGTTTTGATGAAACGAAAGAGCAATTAGCGAATACTGAGAAAGTTCAACTTATCGAAACAAGGGAGGAACTTGTCGCCTACTGCCAATAA
- a CDS encoding dihydrofolate reductase family protein: MSEKQVALYIAVSLDGYIADENGSVEWLESIDSEGDAGYEAFFDNVDTVVMGRTTYQQIFSLTDTFPYSKKDVYVFSNTKAGTKDEYADFVAGTVDTWLNNIDGEKIWLVGGAQLVKQFLKERAIDRFVITIAPIILGKGIPLFEEDREHALELEEVTRFGQFAQLTYRNLEES; this comes from the coding sequence ATGAGTGAAAAACAAGTTGCGCTATATATCGCCGTTAGCTTGGATGGTTATATTGCCGATGAAAATGGTAGCGTGGAATGGCTAGAATCGATTGATAGCGAAGGCGATGCAGGTTATGAAGCTTTCTTTGACAACGTGGATACGGTTGTGATGGGTCGAACCACATATCAACAAATTTTTTCGCTCACCGACACATTCCCTTATAGCAAAAAAGATGTCTACGTTTTTTCCAATACAAAAGCGGGCACAAAAGACGAATACGCGGACTTTGTGGCCGGAACTGTAGACACTTGGCTAAATAACATCGACGGCGAAAAAATTTGGCTTGTAGGCGGCGCGCAGTTAGTGAAGCAATTTTTAAAGGAAAGAGCGATTGACCGCTTCGTCATAACGATTGCGCCAATTATTTTAGGAAAAGGAATTCCGTTGTTCGAGGAAGACAGGGAGCATGCGTTAGAGCTAGAAGAAGTAACGCGTTTTGGCCAGTTTGCCCAATTAACTTATAGAAACTTGGAGGAAAGCTAA
- a CDS encoding zinc-binding alcohol dehydrogenase family protein, with protein sequence MKAVGLTNASTDFMDIEIAQPKPGTHDLLVKIKAISINPVDSKQREATKISGEEVRILGWDAVGEVVEIGSDVTLFKTGQEVYFAGDVTRPGAYAEFTLIDERLVGAKPRSLSVEEAAAMPLTTITAWEALFDRLGIVEEDSGKSILIINGAGGVGSVATQLAANIGLEVIATASRPETIEWTKNHGANHVINHRENLTKQLKNLGYEKGVDFILCLHNTNAHWDDMQEAICPQGKICSIVELAEPVKMSLLKDKSATFSYEFMFTRSKYDTDDKVKQHEILTKAAHMLDGGMLQTTLNKVLSPINAATIEEAHQIISSGKMIGKLVVKGFE encoded by the coding sequence ATGAAAGCAGTAGGATTAACGAACGCGTCAACTGACTTTATGGATATAGAAATCGCGCAACCAAAACCCGGAACACATGATTTATTAGTGAAAATCAAAGCAATTTCGATCAATCCGGTCGATTCAAAACAACGCGAAGCAACTAAAATCAGCGGAGAGGAAGTGCGGATTTTAGGCTGGGATGCAGTTGGGGAAGTAGTGGAGATTGGTTCAGACGTGACTTTATTTAAAACTGGGCAAGAAGTTTATTTTGCTGGCGACGTCACAAGGCCCGGAGCGTATGCTGAATTCACTTTAATTGATGAACGGTTAGTTGGTGCGAAACCACGTAGTTTAAGCGTAGAAGAGGCTGCTGCGATGCCACTGACAACTATTACGGCTTGGGAAGCGCTTTTTGATCGTTTAGGGATTGTAGAAGAAGATAGCGGAAAATCGATTTTAATTATTAATGGGGCTGGTGGTGTTGGTTCGGTCGCCACCCAATTAGCCGCAAACATCGGTCTCGAAGTCATCGCTACAGCATCACGCCCGGAAACGATAGAATGGACGAAGAACCACGGCGCGAACCACGTCATTAATCACCGTGAAAATCTAACAAAACAACTGAAAAATCTTGGTTACGAAAAAGGTGTCGATTTTATTTTATGTTTGCATAATACAAATGCACACTGGGACGATATGCAAGAAGCGATTTGCCCACAAGGAAAAATTTGCTCGATTGTCGAACTTGCGGAACCTGTGAAAATGTCCCTTTTAAAAGATAAGAGTGCTACGTTTAGCTATGAATTTATGTTTACTCGCTCGAAATATGATACCGATGATAAAGTAAAACAACATGAAATTTTAACAAAGGCCGCGCATATGCTGGATGGAGGGATGTTACAGACGACGCTAAATAAGGTTTTATCCCCAATTAACGCGGCAACGATAGAAGAAGCTCACCAAATAATTTCATCCGGAAAAATGATTGGAAAATTAGTCGTGAAAGGATTTGAATGA
- a CDS encoding cation diffusion facilitator family transporter translates to MAHNHDHAHGHNHNHAHNANKKSLFISFILIATFMVVEVIGGIMTNSLALLSDAGHMLSDAVALGLSLAAFKFGEKAASSDKTYGYKRFEILAAFLNGLTLVGISVFIFYEAIGRFFDPPQVIGAGMMTISVIGLLINILVAWILMKGDTSENLNMRSAFLHVLGDLLGSVGAIVAALLIIFLGWNIADPIASVIVAALILVSGWRVLKDAIHILMEGKPANVDTEEIKTFFQEQDGVKEVHDLHVWAITSDFNALTAHLTVSEDADRDKILADIEHYLQENFSLEHSTIQLEGNHAHHHHCN, encoded by the coding sequence ATGGCACATAACCACGATCACGCACATGGGCACAATCATAATCATGCGCATAATGCCAACAAAAAATCATTATTTATTAGTTTTATCTTAATCGCTACATTTATGGTAGTGGAAGTTATTGGCGGAATTATGACCAATAGTTTGGCGCTGCTTTCTGATGCGGGACATATGCTTTCAGATGCTGTCGCGCTAGGATTAAGTTTAGCTGCATTTAAATTTGGCGAAAAAGCAGCGAGCTCTGATAAAACATACGGCTATAAACGCTTTGAAATTTTAGCAGCATTTTTAAACGGGTTGACGCTCGTTGGGATTTCCGTTTTTATTTTCTATGAAGCAATTGGTCGTTTCTTTGACCCGCCGCAAGTTATCGGAGCGGGAATGATGACTATTTCGGTTATCGGATTACTTATTAATATTTTAGTTGCTTGGATTTTGATGAAAGGTGATACAAGTGAAAATTTAAATATGCGTAGTGCTTTCTTGCATGTGCTTGGTGATTTGCTTGGTTCTGTTGGCGCGATCGTTGCGGCGCTTCTAATCATCTTCCTAGGTTGGAACATCGCTGACCCGATTGCTAGTGTTATCGTTGCGGCGTTAATCCTAGTTAGTGGCTGGCGCGTATTAAAAGATGCTATCCATATTTTGATGGAGGGCAAACCAGCTAACGTGGATACAGAGGAAATAAAAACTTTCTTCCAAGAACAAGATGGTGTAAAAGAAGTGCACGATTTACATGTATGGGCGATTACTTCTGATTTCAACGCTCTTACAGCTCATTTGACCGTAAGTGAAGATGCTGACCGTGATAAAATTTTGGCGGATATCGAGCATTATTTACAAGAAAATTTCTCTTTAGAACATAGTACGATTCAACTTGAAGGGAATCATGCGCACCATCATCACTGCAATTAA
- a CDS encoding Cof-type HAD-IIB family hydrolase produces the protein MANLAIDTVITDMDGTLLVKKGDQIHPLNKEVLMDWQTAGKKLFLATGRLDLAILPFIHELKIKTPVISCNGGLVRDFTTGEILYKSNIELDLVHTILNTLEPLGVNYHIYTTERIIGPTNTGKIAFFNELNKTLPENEQVPITLTADPFSVLREGEFPLKVLVIESDLDKRAEIKAALQGLPLSVLASASNLIDIMNEGIDKAKGLTYLAENGYINLDTTIAFGDNENDVGMIELAKIGVAMENGIPLALEKADKIAKHHDIGGLGLFMQEEIL, from the coding sequence TTGGCAAATCTAGCAATTGACACAGTTATTACAGACATGGACGGAACGCTACTTGTGAAAAAAGGAGACCAAATTCATCCGTTAAACAAAGAAGTTTTAATGGATTGGCAAACTGCTGGCAAGAAACTTTTCCTAGCGACGGGCCGATTGGACTTAGCGATTTTACCATTTATCCACGAACTCAAAATTAAGACACCAGTTATTTCCTGTAATGGCGGTTTGGTACGCGATTTTACGACAGGAGAAATTTTATATAAAAGTAATATTGAACTGGATTTGGTACATACAATTCTAAATACGCTTGAACCACTTGGGGTAAATTACCATATTTATACAACGGAACGAATTATCGGACCAACTAATACAGGCAAAATCGCCTTTTTCAATGAATTAAATAAAACGTTGCCGGAAAATGAGCAAGTTCCAATTACGTTAACTGCTGACCCATTCAGTGTACTGCGTGAAGGTGAGTTCCCGCTGAAAGTTCTAGTTATTGAATCCGACTTAGACAAGCGAGCAGAAATCAAAGCCGCGTTACAAGGGCTTCCGCTTTCCGTTTTAGCGTCTGCTTCGAATTTAATTGATATTATGAACGAAGGCATTGATAAGGCGAAAGGGCTAACGTATCTTGCGGAAAATGGCTATATCAATCTCGACACAACGATTGCTTTTGGTGATAATGAAAATGATGTCGGCATGATTGAATTAGCAAAAATTGGTGTAGCGATGGAAAACGGCATCCCGCTAGCTTTGGAAAAAGCAGACAAAATTGCCAAGCATCACGATATCGGCGGACTAGGATTATTTATGCAAGAAGAAATTTTATAA
- a CDS encoding alpha/beta hydrolase: protein MKKYFITIMILLFGTLFLSACQNDKEAENSSPPKVDLKDQIPIILIHGSGGDTHSLDEMADQLMNEYKSSNEAMSMSISADGDITFQGELTKDAKRPIIKFAFDQNQATPDDWSKWLKIAMVDLKDRYGFTQMDGVGHSNGGLALTYFAEDYGKDETVPTLRKIVAIGSPFNDLDPNDNGKDLTFKNLPNSTAQLDYFMEKQQDINPNLEVLAIAGELSEDNPTDGVVPTNSSLATRLFMPGNAKAYIEDVQVGKGAVHQTLHETTKSIEKTHWFLEEFKTDETLIKLDYK from the coding sequence GTGAAGAAATATTTTATTACAATCATGATTTTGCTTTTTGGTACGCTATTTCTTAGTGCTTGCCAAAATGACAAAGAGGCTGAAAACTCTTCGCCTCCTAAGGTAGATTTAAAAGATCAAATACCTATTATTTTAATTCATGGGAGCGGTGGCGACACGCATTCCCTTGATGAAATGGCAGACCAACTAATGAACGAATATAAAAGTTCAAATGAAGCGATGTCAATGTCGATTAGCGCGGACGGAGATATTACTTTCCAAGGCGAGTTAACAAAAGATGCCAAACGTCCAATTATTAAATTCGCTTTCGACCAAAACCAAGCAACACCAGACGATTGGTCTAAGTGGTTAAAAATTGCGATGGTTGATTTAAAAGACCGCTACGGCTTCACGCAAATGGACGGGGTCGGACACTCAAACGGTGGCTTAGCTCTAACTTACTTTGCCGAAGATTATGGCAAAGACGAAACCGTACCCACTTTACGCAAAATAGTAGCAATCGGCTCTCCCTTTAACGATTTAGATCCTAACGATAATGGGAAAGATTTAACATTTAAGAATTTGCCTAATAGTACTGCACAATTAGATTATTTCATGGAAAAACAACAAGATATAAATCCTAATCTTGAAGTACTAGCTATTGCCGGTGAACTAAGCGAGGATAACCCAACCGATGGCGTCGTTCCGACAAATAGCTCACTAGCAACGAGACTCTTTATGCCAGGAAACGCCAAAGCTTATATTGAAGATGTTCAAGTTGGCAAAGGCGCGGTTCACCAAACATTACATGAAACAACGAAAAGCATCGAGAAAACGCACTGGTTTTTAGAAGAATTTAAAACAGACGAAACGCTTATCAAATTAGACTACAAATAG
- a CDS encoding putative quinol monooxygenase, whose amino-acid sequence MLHIEAKIQVKPNLVEAFLTEVGLVVQGSLREAGNHGYELIRSVSNNSTFYLLEKWADEAAIQSHNATAHYKRFKSNVPEFLAVPIEVALLTS is encoded by the coding sequence TTGTTACACATTGAAGCGAAAATCCAAGTAAAACCCAATTTAGTAGAAGCATTTTTAACCGAAGTGGGCTTAGTCGTTCAGGGATCGCTAAGAGAAGCTGGAAATCATGGTTACGAATTGATTCGCTCAGTGAGTAACAATTCCACCTTTTATCTTTTAGAAAAGTGGGCGGATGAAGCTGCTATTCAGTCCCATAACGCAACAGCACATTATAAACGATTTAAGAGTAATGTGCCTGAATTTTTAGCTGTTCCAATTGAAGTGGCTTTACTTACAAGTTAA
- a CDS encoding LapB repeat-containing protein, giving the protein MKRKVGFIIAAGMILFQSFNAYPLAALASENEEKPKEETPQKVGNLKATIPRGSVYKTLFPDEALAKAVLKEIYGNDDSDPNLVVVQRDLDKVTSLTAVSKGITNLAGIEYLTNLTSLDVRSNQITNFTLKGENVLPELTNINLTGNDLTKLDIQDQPKLTKVATDTQGSAELTEVVLKNLPALKQAGSFVDGGLDIINFSKTPTLTKVTLDNLPSMTDLIELNECGITDISVKNMPEAKNVNVYGNKVTTLAGLENLPSVTTIYASKNEITELESLKSFPKMTVLSVNNNHIGVLPESLKTNSPELNVVNATGQTVTLSEKVGATTLIFDNEIKNFGQASTPKNISNEGVYTNSQLKWNTAKLEGVTTVDFEFSDYIADTTIQGSFSGKVTVPVKIVDLPVITANAEMNYDKNASVTEAQFLASVSASATEGATITSNFNSVVDFTKAGAYEVTLNAKNTAGFEAEPVKVTVRVAKSPAPVITANTEISYMQFAEITAADFLTSVQATTNDNSVVTTNLDTVVKWNEVGDYTVTLNSVNGDGVAATPITVTVHITKAPEPITAIVTFDIDDVQTTEAIVVEGLITEPAAPTKEGYTFEGWFDAKTGGNKWNFATSKMPAGGVTLYAQFSEEVAEDPNDDDSNDDGTDVNVVPVVTENNGDPTDPTASNDCNGTEDDGNKTTGKQPATGDSQNMLFLLAGLLLVGVSFRIFKKSYSK; this is encoded by the coding sequence GTGAAAAGAAAAGTAGGTTTTATAATTGCAGCAGGAATGATTCTTTTCCAATCATTTAATGCGTATCCTTTAGCAGCCTTGGCTTCAGAAAATGAAGAAAAGCCTAAAGAAGAAACACCCCAAAAAGTAGGGAATTTAAAAGCAACCATTCCAAGAGGTAGCGTTTACAAAACTTTGTTCCCTGATGAAGCTTTAGCTAAAGCTGTTTTAAAAGAAATTTATGGTAATGATGATAGTGATCCTAATCTAGTAGTAGTACAAAGAGACTTGGACAAAGTTACATCATTAACAGCTGTATCGAAAGGTATTACTAATTTAGCAGGTATCGAGTATCTGACTAATTTAACTAGCTTAGATGTAAGATCAAACCAAATTACTAATTTCACTTTAAAAGGTGAAAACGTTTTACCGGAATTAACTAATATTAATTTAACTGGTAATGATTTAACGAAGCTTGATATTCAAGATCAACCTAAACTAACTAAAGTTGCTACTGACACACAAGGTTCAGCAGAGTTAACTGAGGTAGTTTTAAAAAATCTTCCAGCGTTGAAACAAGCAGGTAGTTTTGTTGACGGTGGACTGGATATTATTAATTTCTCCAAAACACCTACCTTGACTAAAGTTACTTTAGATAACTTGCCATCAATGACAGATTTAATCGAACTAAATGAGTGTGGAATTACAGATATTAGTGTGAAAAATATGCCAGAAGCTAAAAACGTAAACGTATATGGCAACAAGGTAACTACTTTAGCAGGTTTGGAAAATTTACCAAGCGTTACAACTATTTACGCTAGTAAAAATGAAATCACTGAATTAGAATCTTTGAAATCGTTCCCTAAAATGACTGTCCTTTCTGTAAATAACAACCATATCGGTGTATTACCAGAGAGCTTAAAAACAAATTCACCTGAATTGAATGTTGTTAATGCAACTGGTCAAACAGTTACATTATCTGAAAAAGTAGGAGCAACTACATTAATTTTTGATAACGAAATCAAAAACTTTGGACAAGCATCTACACCGAAAAACATCTCCAATGAAGGTGTTTATACTAACAGCCAACTTAAATGGAACACAGCGAAACTAGAAGGTGTAACTACTGTAGATTTTGAGTTCAGTGATTATATTGCTGATACAACAATTCAAGGAAGTTTCTCCGGGAAAGTAACTGTACCAGTGAAAATTGTTGATCTACCAGTAATTACAGCAAATGCAGAAATGAACTACGATAAAAATGCGAGTGTAACAGAAGCTCAATTTTTAGCAAGTGTTTCTGCAAGTGCAACAGAAGGAGCAACAATTACTTCTAACTTCAACTCTGTAGTAGATTTTACAAAAGCTGGAGCATATGAAGTAACATTGAATGCCAAAAATACTGCTGGATTTGAAGCTGAACCAGTGAAAGTAACCGTTCGCGTTGCTAAATCACCAGCACCAGTAATTACAGCAAATACAGAAATCAGCTACATGCAATTTGCAGAAATAACTGCAGCTGATTTTCTAACTAGTGTTCAAGCTACAACAAATGATAATTCTGTCGTTACAACTAATTTAGATACAGTTGTAAAATGGAATGAAGTAGGAGATTATACAGTAACATTAAACTCCGTAAATGGAGATGGCGTTGCGGCAACTCCTATAACAGTAACTGTGCACATCACTAAAGCACCAGAACCAATAACTGCTATTGTTACTTTTGATATAGACGATGTACAAACAACAGAAGCTATTGTAGTAGAAGGATTAATCACTGAACCAGCGGCACCAACAAAAGAAGGTTACACTTTCGAAGGTTGGTTTGATGCGAAAACAGGCGGAAACAAATGGAACTTCGCAACTAGCAAAATGCCTGCTGGCGGAGTAACTTTATACGCTCAATTTAGCGAAGAGGTTGCAGAAGACCCGAACGATGATGACAGTAATGACGATGGTACAGATGTAAATGTTGTACCAGTTGTAACTGAAAATAATGGCGATCCAACAGATCCGACAGCATCAAATGACTGTAACGGTACTGAGGATGACGGCAACAAAACTACTGGTAAACAACCGGCAACAGGAGACAGCCAAAACATGCTGTTCTTACTAGCGGGACTATTACTTGTAGGTGTTTCATTCCGTATTTTCAAAAAATCATACAGTAAATAA
- a CDS encoding LPXTG cell wall anchor domain-containing protein: MQPIAGVVAAPTNTTADPAKTNQQSKKLPLTGNQENVLYLLGGLLLIGGALRVFKKTSAK; this comes from the coding sequence ATTCAACCAATCGCTGGAGTAGTAGCTGCACCAACAAACACGACAGCAGATCCTGCAAAGACAAATCAACAAAGTAAAAAACTACCATTAACAGGTAACCAAGAAAACGTCCTATACTTATTAGGCGGATTGTTACTTATTGGCGGGGCATTACGAGTTTTCAAGAAGACTTCTGCTAAATAA